A DNA window from Arachis hypogaea cultivar Tifrunner chromosome 18, arahy.Tifrunner.gnm2.J5K5, whole genome shotgun sequence contains the following coding sequences:
- the LOC140181547 gene encoding sesquiterpene synthase Cop-like — protein sequence MRARSYMSFYEEDPLHDKVLLNFAKLNFDMLQKWYQKEIGITTKWWRNSEFGTKVPYAREGIVELYFWPFAINSELKYTTFRVVTTKVNQWMTIVDDTYDAYGTIQELKLLTLAIQRWDISYIASLPECFKTIFNAIVEVTDEIIELSARNGETNLVLQCVKQALSHYVQGYIVEAKWCYESYIPSYDEYKVNAASNLGYQMLATTFIAFGEFATKKTLHWISNNIPLILQASSLVARLK from the exons ATGAGGGCAAGGTCATATATGTCTTTCTACGAAGAAGATCCTTTGCATGACAAAGTTCTTCTAAACTTTGCAAAACTAAATTTCGATATGCTCCAGAAATGGTATCAAAAAGAAATTGGTATTACCACCAA ATGGTGGAGAAATTCAGAGTTTGGGACAAAGGTCCCTTATGCAAGAGAGGGGATAGTTGAGTTATACTTTTGGCCATTTGCTATAAACTCTGAGCTTAAATATACTACTTTTAgagttgtgacaaccaaagtaAATCAATGGATGACTATAGTTGATGATACTTATGATGCTTATGGAACAATTCAAGAACTTAAGCTCCTCACACTGGCAATTCAAAG ATGGGATATTAGTTACATTGCATCTCTTCCAGAGTGTTTCAAAACTATTTTTAATGCAATTGTGGAAGTCACTGATGAAATAATAGAGTTGAGTGCTAGAAATGGAGAAACAAATTTGGTGTTGCAATGTGTTAAACAGGCG TTGTCTCATTATGTACAAGGTTACATTGTTGAAGCAAAATGGTGCTATGAGAGTTATATTCCGAGCTATGATGAGTACAAGGTTAACGCAGCTTCAAATTTAGGATACCAAATGCTTGCAACAACATTTATTGCTTTCGGAGAATTTGCAACAAAAAAAACTCTTCATTGGATTTCTAATAACATTCCTCTCATCCTACAAGCTTCGTCACTTGTTGCCAGACTCAAATGA